The following proteins are co-located in the Bacillus pumilus genome:
- a CDS encoding anti protein produces the protein MFKKKMGILLLTGLFIATPLFQSPAQASEASTKQTKYYTEELEHLYPDSDYANNDTMEKAQFLQHSLHLSKTYLYHEGSISSMDDIDFYRFTSSKFDGADGRFSIKLVNVKSGNDFDLYLYNKNGSLVSSSVRTNNQNEIIHMPKIAASTDYYLSVKPKRLLNEEDNMYRIVFDKSIEKGTTKRYGSPATLNSFNESGSPNSSFDLSSLPQDAVVTGLSLEAEKGSTNAHNYVFTVSSLKDGTVNVPWNGQKVDISSYKTSQVPAKDRFFVSFNATEVPQLIGGRLIKVGVVSIKNLQLTFEYEYNRDLNY, from the coding sequence ATGTTCAAAAAGAAAATGGGGATTTTACTGCTTACCGGCCTCTTCATCGCTACACCTCTCTTTCAATCACCTGCACAAGCAAGTGAAGCCTCTACGAAACAAACAAAATATTATACAGAAGAATTAGAGCACCTGTACCCTGACAGTGATTATGCAAACAATGATACGATGGAAAAAGCTCAATTCTTACAGCATTCCCTTCATCTGAGTAAAACGTATTTATATCATGAGGGCAGTATCTCTTCTATGGATGACATCGATTTTTACCGTTTCACCAGCTCCAAATTTGATGGAGCAGATGGCCGCTTTTCTATTAAACTCGTGAATGTGAAGTCTGGAAATGATTTCGACCTCTACCTTTACAATAAGAACGGGTCACTTGTGTCTTCCTCTGTGCGGACAAACAACCAAAACGAGATCATTCATATGCCGAAAATTGCCGCCAGCACTGATTACTACCTATCCGTTAAACCAAAACGATTATTAAATGAAGAAGATAACATGTATCGTATTGTGTTTGATAAAAGCATTGAAAAAGGCACAACCAAACGATATGGATCACCTGCCACACTTAACAGCTTCAATGAATCCGGTTCTCCAAATTCTTCTTTTGATTTAAGCAGCTTGCCTCAGGATGCCGTCGTGACTGGTCTTTCCTTAGAAGCTGAAAAAGGCAGTACAAACGCACACAATTATGTATTCACCGTTTCTTCCTTAAAAGACGGGACAGTGAACGTACCTTGGAATGGACAAAAAGTGGACATCTCTTCTTATAAAACAAGTCAGGTTCCGGCAAAAGATCGCTTTTTTGTGTCTTTCAATGCGACAGAGGTTCCTCAGTTGATTGGTGGACGATTAATCAAAGTGGGCGTTGTGTCGATTAAAAACTTGCAGCTCACCTTTGAATATGAATACAACCGTGACCTGAATTATTAA
- the metH gene encoding methionine synthase, whose protein sequence is MSTITEQLKRRILVLDGAMGTMIQNANLTAEDFGGEEYEGCNEYLNMTAPHIISTIHREYLEASADFIETNTFGATKLVLDEYGLGHLAYELNVRAAQLAKNEADRFSTPEWPRFVVGAMGPTTKTLSVTGGTTFEELVRNYEEQARALIDGKCDALLLETSQDMLNVKAGFMGIQKAFNATGIQLPLMVSGTIEPMGTTLAGQDIEAFYISLEHMKPISVGLNCATGPEFMTDHIRTLSSIAKSAVSCYPNAGLPDEEGQYHESPASLAKKIAAFAQEGWLNIVGGCCGTTPAHIQALSDEVRSLQPRRMVHESSQHTVSGIDPLIYEEAMRPLFVGERTNVIGSRKFKRLIAEQKFEEASEIARAQVKNGAHVIDVCLADPDRDEAADMEGFLQEAMKKVKAPFVIDSTDKHVIEKALTYSQGKAIINSINLEDGEERFEEILPLVKLYGGALVVGTIDETGMAVTAERKLEIAVRSHDLLTKKYGIPSSDIIFDPLVFPVGTGDAQYIGAAEETIKGIKMIKETLPECLTILGISNVSFGLPPVGREILNSVYLYHCVQAGLDYAIVNTEKLERFASIPKEEIKLAETLLYETNDQTLAEFTQFYRGKKKTEKKPKVSLSLDERLALYVVEGTKEGLIDDLSLALDQFESPLHIINGPLMQGMAEVGRLFNQNELIVAEVLQSAEVMKASVSYLEQYMEKQHASGKGKILLATVKGDVHDIGKNLVDIILSNNGFQVVDLGIKVTPQTLIEAVQKEKPDMIGLSGLLVKSAQQMVLTAQDLQKANISVPILVGGAALSRKFTKMKISPHYDGPVLYAKDAMDGLSLANELKANPLQFQTKPSAEQEALIKEKEVKQPKAVIELLEKRAALPQAPVFTPENTKRHYVRDIDLHHIMPYVNEQMLIGHHLGLKGKVKTLLAEQHPKALELKQLVTDLLQEGREKGWFAPAFVYQFFPASSNENDLHIYDPEAPDRIIETFQFPRQEKLPYRSISDYVRKSEENEKDYIALFAVTAGARIREVAQQFKQEGDYLKMHAVQALALELAEGLAERTHQVIRDKWGFPDPVDFTMDKRFQAKYQGQRYSFGYPACPNLEDQEKLFHLLQPEKIGIYLTEGFMMEPEASVSAIVVSHPEARYFNVH, encoded by the coding sequence ATGTCAACTATCACTGAACAGCTCAAGAGACGCATCCTTGTCCTTGATGGTGCAATGGGCACAATGATTCAAAACGCCAATCTCACAGCAGAGGACTTTGGCGGAGAAGAGTATGAGGGCTGTAACGAATATTTGAACATGACAGCCCCTCACATCATCTCCACAATCCACCGGGAATATCTTGAAGCAAGTGCGGATTTCATTGAAACGAATACGTTCGGCGCTACAAAGCTCGTCCTTGATGAATATGGGCTTGGCCATCTCGCCTATGAACTCAACGTACGAGCTGCTCAGCTGGCAAAGAATGAAGCAGATCGTTTCTCCACACCGGAGTGGCCTCGTTTTGTTGTAGGCGCAATGGGGCCTACAACTAAAACATTATCTGTGACAGGCGGCACAACCTTTGAAGAGCTCGTCAGAAACTATGAAGAGCAGGCTCGCGCACTCATTGATGGCAAATGTGATGCCCTTCTTTTAGAAACAAGCCAAGACATGCTGAATGTAAAAGCTGGATTCATGGGCATTCAGAAAGCCTTTAACGCGACCGGCATTCAATTACCACTCATGGTATCAGGTACGATTGAACCAATGGGCACCACCCTTGCCGGTCAAGATATTGAAGCCTTTTATATCTCTCTTGAGCATATGAAACCAATCAGCGTTGGCCTAAACTGTGCAACTGGTCCAGAATTTATGACAGACCATATCCGCACACTCTCCTCCATCGCAAAGTCAGCTGTTAGCTGCTATCCAAATGCTGGTCTCCCAGATGAAGAAGGACAATATCACGAATCCCCTGCTTCCCTTGCTAAAAAAATCGCCGCCTTCGCACAGGAAGGCTGGTTAAATATCGTCGGGGGCTGCTGCGGAACAACACCTGCACATATTCAGGCATTATCAGACGAAGTGCGCTCGCTCCAGCCGCGCCGCATGGTTCATGAATCGTCACAGCATACCGTATCAGGAATTGACCCCCTAATTTATGAAGAAGCAATGCGTCCGCTTTTTGTAGGTGAACGGACAAATGTCATTGGCTCCCGGAAATTCAAACGGCTGATTGCGGAACAAAAGTTTGAAGAAGCGTCAGAAATTGCTCGTGCACAGGTGAAAAATGGCGCTCACGTCATTGATGTGTGTCTCGCTGATCCAGACCGTGACGAGGCAGCAGACATGGAAGGCTTTTTACAAGAGGCCATGAAAAAAGTCAAAGCTCCTTTTGTCATTGATTCAACGGATAAACACGTGATTGAAAAGGCACTCACGTACTCCCAAGGGAAAGCCATCATCAATTCCATTAATCTCGAGGATGGCGAAGAACGGTTTGAAGAAATTCTTCCGCTTGTGAAACTATATGGCGGCGCACTTGTTGTCGGCACGATCGATGAAACAGGGATGGCTGTAACAGCAGAACGAAAGCTCGAGATTGCCGTACGTTCTCATGATCTCTTAACGAAGAAATATGGAATTCCCTCAAGTGACATCATTTTTGATCCACTCGTCTTTCCGGTAGGCACTGGAGACGCGCAGTATATTGGCGCTGCCGAAGAAACGATCAAAGGCATCAAAATGATCAAGGAAACACTGCCTGAGTGTCTCACGATTTTAGGCATTAGTAACGTGTCTTTCGGACTCCCGCCTGTTGGCAGAGAGATCTTGAACTCCGTCTATTTGTATCACTGCGTCCAAGCAGGACTTGATTATGCAATCGTTAATACTGAAAAACTTGAACGTTTCGCTTCGATTCCAAAGGAAGAAATCAAGCTAGCTGAAACATTACTTTATGAAACAAATGATCAAACCCTTGCCGAATTCACCCAATTTTACCGCGGGAAAAAGAAAACGGAGAAAAAACCAAAGGTCTCCTTATCGCTTGATGAGAGGCTGGCGTTATACGTCGTCGAAGGAACAAAAGAAGGGCTGATTGATGATCTGTCCCTTGCCTTAGACCAATTCGAATCACCTCTTCATATCATCAATGGACCCTTGATGCAGGGAATGGCTGAAGTTGGACGTCTTTTTAATCAAAACGAATTGATTGTGGCTGAAGTGCTTCAATCGGCAGAGGTCATGAAAGCATCTGTTTCGTATCTTGAGCAATATATGGAAAAGCAGCATGCAAGCGGCAAAGGGAAGATTCTCCTTGCGACGGTTAAAGGAGATGTCCATGATATCGGGAAAAACCTTGTCGACATCATTTTGAGCAATAATGGCTTTCAAGTGGTCGATCTCGGGATCAAAGTCACACCTCAAACATTGATCGAAGCTGTGCAAAAGGAAAAACCAGATATGATCGGATTATCCGGATTACTTGTCAAGTCAGCACAGCAAATGGTACTGACCGCTCAAGATTTACAAAAAGCGAACATCTCCGTTCCCATTTTGGTCGGCGGTGCTGCTCTTTCACGGAAATTTACGAAGATGAAAATTTCGCCTCATTATGACGGACCCGTCCTTTATGCAAAAGATGCAATGGACGGCCTGTCATTAGCCAATGAGTTAAAAGCAAACCCTCTTCAATTTCAAACAAAGCCCTCAGCGGAACAAGAGGCACTTATCAAAGAGAAAGAAGTGAAACAGCCGAAAGCCGTCATTGAATTACTGGAAAAACGCGCGGCACTCCCGCAGGCGCCGGTTTTCACGCCAGAAAATACAAAACGCCATTATGTGCGTGACATCGATTTGCATCATATTATGCCCTATGTGAATGAGCAAATGCTTATTGGTCATCACCTCGGCTTAAAAGGAAAGGTCAAAACATTATTAGCTGAACAGCACCCAAAAGCATTGGAGCTAAAACAGCTTGTCACAGACCTTCTTCAGGAAGGCAGAGAGAAAGGCTGGTTTGCACCGGCATTTGTTTATCAATTCTTCCCTGCCAGTTCAAACGAGAATGATCTGCATATTTATGATCCGGAAGCGCCTGATCGCATCATTGAAACATTTCAATTTCCAAGACAGGAGAAACTTCCATACCGCTCCATTTCAGACTATGTGCGGAAAAGCGAAGAAAATGAGAAAGATTATATCGCCTTATTTGCCGTCACAGCTGGTGCGCGCATACGTGAAGTGGCGCAGCAATTTAAGCAAGAAGGTGATTATTTAAAAATGCATGCTGTCCAAGCACTGGCGCTTGAGCTTGCAGAAGGCTTAGCTGAAAGAACCCACCAAGTGATTCGTGACAAATGGGGCTTCCCTGACCCAGTCGATTTCACAATGGACAAGCGGTTCCAGGCCAAATATCAAGGGCAGCGCTATTCCTTTGGCTATCCAGCGTGTCCAAATCTTGAAGACCAAGAAAAGCTGTTCCACCTGCTTCAGCCTGAAAAAATCGGCATCTATCTGACAGAAGGCTTCATGATGGAACCTGAAGCATCTGTTTCAGCGATCGTCGTTTCTCATCCTGAAGCTCGATATTTTAATGTTCATTAA
- a CDS encoding bifunctional homocysteine S-methyltransferase/methylenetetrahydrofolate reductase, with the protein MGLLQDLQNRVLIADGAMGTLLYSYGIDRCFEELNLSKEDEVKRVHEAYVQAGADIIQTNTYGANYIKLSRYGLEEETKRINTKAVQIAKAAAGSAYVLGTIGGIRTFNKNAYSIDEIKRSFREQLYILLNEQPDGLLLETYYDMEEAKAVLEIARKETTLPIVMNVSMHEQGVLQDGTPLKDGLSELSSLGADVVGINCRLGPYHMIQALEGVPILENSHLSVYPNSSLPSLEEGRLVYDTDNDYFRKSALEFRNQGARIIGGCCGTTPQHINAMAEAVKDLAPITEKEVKVLKEEIISIQDQRTEPGLDELAVKKRSIIVELDPPKKLNFEKFLVAANELKSAGIDALTLADNSLATPRISNVACGALLKQQLDMRSLVHITCRDRNLIGLQSHLMGLDTLGLTDILAITGDPSKIGDFPGATSVYDLTSFDLIRLIKQFNEGLSFSGKPLGKKTNFSVAGAFNPNVRHIDKAVKRLEKKIEYGADYFISQPVYSEEQLVKIHEESRHLDKPIYIGIMPLTSSRNAEFIHHEIPGIKLSDSIRDIMVKAGEDKEKQRAEGLAIARSLLDTACELFNGIYLITPFLRSDLTAELTTYIHQKEKEPNVHVNYH; encoded by the coding sequence ATGGGCCTATTACAAGACTTACAAAATCGCGTATTGATTGCTGACGGAGCAATGGGAACACTTTTATACTCTTACGGCATTGACCGGTGCTTTGAAGAACTAAATTTATCAAAAGAAGATGAAGTGAAAAGAGTGCATGAGGCGTATGTGCAGGCTGGAGCTGACATCATCCAAACGAACACGTACGGTGCGAATTATATTAAACTATCCCGCTACGGCTTAGAGGAAGAAACAAAACGTATCAATACAAAAGCGGTACAAATTGCAAAAGCTGCCGCTGGCTCAGCTTATGTACTCGGAACGATTGGCGGCATTCGAACGTTTAACAAAAATGCCTACTCGATAGACGAGATCAAACGAAGCTTTAGAGAGCAGCTGTACATCCTATTAAATGAACAGCCTGACGGATTATTGCTTGAAACGTATTATGATATGGAAGAGGCGAAGGCCGTTCTCGAAATTGCGCGCAAAGAAACGACTCTCCCGATTGTCATGAACGTATCCATGCACGAGCAAGGTGTTTTGCAGGACGGTACACCGCTGAAGGACGGTTTATCTGAATTATCCTCTCTTGGCGCTGATGTCGTTGGGATCAACTGCAGGCTGGGCCCTTATCATATGATTCAGGCACTCGAAGGCGTTCCGATTTTGGAAAATTCTCATTTATCTGTCTATCCTAACAGCAGTCTCCCGTCTCTTGAAGAAGGCAGACTCGTCTATGATACAGATAATGACTATTTCCGAAAAAGTGCACTAGAGTTTAGAAATCAAGGCGCACGCATTATCGGAGGCTGCTGCGGAACGACGCCTCAGCATATTAACGCAATGGCTGAAGCAGTTAAAGATTTAGCACCGATCACTGAAAAAGAAGTGAAAGTATTAAAAGAAGAAATCATTTCGATCCAAGACCAGCGCACTGAACCTGGACTTGACGAGCTGGCTGTTAAAAAACGATCGATTATCGTAGAGCTGGACCCGCCAAAGAAGCTGAACTTTGAAAAATTCCTTGTCGCAGCAAATGAATTAAAGAGTGCAGGCATTGATGCCCTGACGTTAGCTGATAATTCTCTTGCGACTCCGCGCATTAGCAATGTGGCTTGCGGTGCATTATTGAAACAGCAGCTTGATATGCGTTCACTTGTCCATATCACGTGTCGTGATCGTAATTTGATTGGGCTACAATCCCATTTGATGGGACTCGACACTCTCGGATTAACCGATATTTTAGCCATTACAGGCGACCCGTCTAAAATTGGTGACTTCCCAGGTGCAACATCTGTTTATGATTTAACCTCCTTTGATTTGATTCGTCTCATCAAACAGTTTAACGAAGGACTTTCTTTCTCTGGGAAGCCGCTTGGCAAAAAGACCAATTTTTCAGTGGCTGGCGCGTTTAATCCAAATGTACGTCATATTGATAAAGCAGTAAAACGTCTTGAGAAAAAAATAGAATACGGCGCTGATTATTTCATCTCACAGCCTGTTTATTCAGAGGAACAGCTAGTGAAAATTCATGAGGAAAGCCGTCATTTGGATAAACCGATTTACATCGGCATTATGCCGTTAACAAGCAGCCGAAATGCAGAGTTTATTCATCATGAAATTCCAGGCATCAAATTATCTGATTCCATTCGTGACATTATGGTCAAGGCTGGCGAGGATAAGGAAAAGCAGCGAGCAGAAGGCTTAGCGATTGCCCGCTCTTTATTAGATACAGCCTGCGAATTGTTTAATGGCATTTATTTAATTACCCCTTTCCTTCGATCAGATTTAACAGCAGAACTGACAACCTACATCCATCAGAAAGAAAAGGAGCCAAACGTACATGTCAACTATCACTGA
- a CDS encoding YajQ family cyclic di-GMP-binding protein — protein sequence MAKESSFDIVSKVELPEVQNAIQAALKEIKNRYDFKGSKSDISLEKEELVLTSDDDFKLEQLKDVLVTKLIKRNVPTKNIDYGKTEHALGGTVRQRAKLISGIDKDNAKKINALIKQSGIKVKSQFQDDQVRVTGKNKDDLQEVISLMRKADLPIDVQFINFR from the coding sequence ATGGCAAAAGAAAGTTCATTTGATATTGTATCGAAGGTGGAACTGCCAGAGGTGCAAAACGCCATTCAAGCAGCGCTAAAAGAAATTAAAAATCGTTATGATTTTAAAGGAAGTAAAAGTGATATTTCACTTGAAAAAGAAGAGCTCGTTCTCACCTCAGATGATGACTTCAAGCTTGAACAGCTAAAAGATGTGCTTGTGACAAAGCTGATTAAACGAAATGTACCAACTAAAAACATCGACTACGGAAAAACCGAACATGCCCTAGGCGGAACAGTACGCCAGCGTGCCAAGCTGATTAGCGGTATCGATAAAGACAATGCCAAAAAGATCAACGCACTCATTAAGCAATCTGGGATCAAAGTGAAGTCGCAGTTTCAGGATGACCAAGTGCGTGTAACAGGGAAAAATAAAGATGATTTACAAGAGGTCATTTCACTCATGCGCAAAGCAGATTTGCCGATTGACGTCCAATTTATAAATTTTCGATAA
- a CDS encoding CvfB family protein, producing the protein MRPGEQLTLQIENEMEYGYFLTDGEDSVLLHRSEMTEDIDDRDEVEVYLYVDHEERLAATMKMPTINAHTYGWVEVVDVVEDMGAFVDVGLSKDALVATEHLPPFEEAWPKKGDKLYCMLKVTSYGRMFAKTATEDVISELFTEAPETLMNKEITGTIYRLIATGSFMLTDTGVRGFIHRTERKEEPRLGSEVTGRVIAVKEDGTVNVSLLPRKQDALSVDAEEILTYMRTRNGAMPYWDKSDPEDIRERFQMSKAAFKRALGHLMKNDLVYQEEGWTYEKK; encoded by the coding sequence ATGAGACCAGGTGAGCAATTGACCTTGCAAATAGAGAACGAGATGGAGTACGGCTACTTTTTGACAGATGGTGAAGATTCTGTCCTCTTGCATCGCAGTGAGATGACAGAGGATATTGATGACAGGGATGAAGTAGAGGTCTACTTATATGTAGATCATGAAGAAAGACTAGCAGCTACGATGAAAATGCCTACAATCAATGCACATACATATGGCTGGGTAGAAGTCGTAGACGTTGTAGAAGACATGGGCGCATTTGTCGATGTCGGGCTATCAAAGGATGCACTTGTTGCAACAGAACACCTCCCGCCTTTTGAGGAAGCATGGCCGAAAAAAGGAGACAAACTCTATTGTATGCTGAAAGTCACAAGCTACGGTAGAATGTTCGCAAAGACAGCCACTGAGGATGTGATCAGTGAATTGTTCACTGAGGCGCCAGAAACCTTAATGAACAAAGAAATCACTGGGACAATTTATCGCTTAATTGCGACAGGCTCTTTTATGCTGACAGATACAGGGGTGAGGGGATTTATCCACCGCACAGAACGAAAGGAAGAACCAAGATTAGGATCGGAAGTGACAGGCCGCGTCATTGCGGTGAAAGAGGATGGAACCGTGAACGTTTCTTTGCTTCCTAGAAAGCAGGACGCGTTATCTGTTGATGCAGAAGAAATTTTAACCTATATGAGAACGAGAAATGGCGCCATGCCTTACTGGGATAAAAGTGATCCAGAAGATATTCGTGAACGATTTCAAATGAGCAAGGCGGCCTTTAAACGCGCATTAGGTCATCTGATGAAAAATGATCTAGTCTATCAAGAAGAAGGCTGGACCTACGAGAAAAAGTGA
- a CDS encoding BMP family lipoprotein has translation MKVKVSILLMAAMLMVLASCSNQQGGPPKSNVKHIGVMLTDDGLGDQSFNDSSFKGLEKARDGLGIEFDYREIAETDTYEKGLAELVKDGNDLIIGVGFSMQEDLEKVAKKYPKKQFLLIDAVSELKNVTSVTFKEEQGSYLAGALAAMTTKSDVIGFVGGVDADVIHRFEKGFQKGAKSVNPKINILSTYAGTFSDAGKGSKIAKEMIKKKADVLYAAAGYTGVGVLKEAQSQGKYAIGVDSDQYYTAEKAVISSMVKKVDEVVYQFSEQLVKNNQIKSGHIVYDLSNDGIDMARIRVLKDAEKLTKKLNGLKQTLLKEEGAAS, from the coding sequence ATGAAAGTGAAGGTGTCAATACTTCTGATGGCAGCCATGCTCATGGTACTCGCCTCATGCAGCAATCAACAGGGAGGACCACCGAAGTCAAATGTGAAGCATATTGGCGTCATGCTGACAGACGATGGTCTTGGTGATCAATCATTTAACGATTCATCATTTAAAGGTTTAGAAAAAGCACGTGACGGGCTTGGCATTGAATTTGATTATAGAGAAATTGCAGAAACGGATACATACGAAAAAGGACTGGCAGAGCTCGTAAAAGATGGCAATGACCTGATCATCGGTGTAGGCTTCAGTATGCAAGAAGACTTAGAAAAAGTCGCAAAAAAATATCCAAAGAAGCAATTCTTGCTGATTGATGCCGTATCTGAGCTGAAAAATGTGACCTCCGTGACGTTTAAAGAAGAGCAAGGCAGCTATTTAGCAGGGGCACTTGCTGCCATGACAACGAAAAGTGATGTCATTGGATTTGTTGGCGGCGTCGATGCGGATGTCATTCATCGTTTTGAAAAAGGATTTCAAAAAGGTGCCAAATCTGTGAATCCGAAAATCAATATCTTATCCACCTATGCAGGTACATTTAGCGACGCAGGCAAAGGTAGTAAAATTGCCAAAGAAATGATCAAAAAGAAAGCAGATGTTTTATATGCCGCAGCCGGCTATACGGGTGTTGGTGTATTAAAAGAAGCACAATCACAAGGCAAATATGCAATTGGCGTAGACAGCGATCAGTACTATACGGCTGAGAAAGCTGTGATTTCATCCATGGTCAAAAAAGTCGATGAAGTGGTCTATCAATTCAGCGAACAGCTCGTAAAGAACAATCAAATCAAAAGTGGGCATATCGTCTATGACTTAAGCAATGACGGAATCGATA